The Nitriliruptor alkaliphilus DSM 45188 genome includes a region encoding these proteins:
- a CDS encoding carboxymuconolactone decarboxylase family protein: MARIPVPTDLPGIIGLFAARPDTAGPLRELAETLLRRDDGLGRDERELLATAVSARNDCGFCRDSHAAVAAAHLGDDDALADAARQGRLADVAPPRLAALTRLAEAVADGGRIAEDLFTAARDAGAGDDQLHDTVLIAAAFAMFNRYVDGLAADPADQDAYAAMGRQLATHGYRAAP; encoded by the coding sequence ATGGCTCGGATCCCCGTCCCCACCGACCTGCCCGGGATCATCGGACTCTTCGCGGCACGTCCGGACACCGCCGGTCCGCTCCGCGAACTGGCCGAGACGCTGCTGCGCCGCGACGACGGTCTCGGACGCGACGAGCGGGAACTGCTGGCGACCGCGGTGTCCGCCCGCAACGACTGCGGGTTCTGCCGCGATTCGCACGCGGCGGTGGCGGCCGCCCACCTCGGCGATGACGACGCCCTGGCGGACGCCGCTCGACAGGGGCGGCTCGCCGACGTGGCTCCACCTCGGTTGGCCGCGCTGACCCGCCTGGCCGAAGCGGTCGCCGACGGCGGTCGTATCGCCGAGGACCTCTTCACGGCCGCGCGTGACGCCGGGGCCGGCGACGACCAGCTCCACGACACCGTGCTGATCGCCGCCGCCTTCGCGATGTTCAACCGCTACGTGGACGGGTTGGCGGCCGACCCCGCGGACCAGGACGCGTACGCGGCGATGGGTCGGCAGCTGGCCACCCACGGCTACCGGGCGGCGCCCTGA
- a CDS encoding ABC transporter substrate-binding protein: MATARNHTSAAATAGVVAALLLAGCATPNDGASTGDGAQAAPADDAPDAPDAEPVAGGTLRAAFAGGPSETLNYLRGPTALDYVRARLVHAPLCELDPGAEDGVAYGTVEAIDVSDDLTEYTLHVRDGVRFTDGSPLTSADVLYSLRAPVVLEGLPFTMLVARNFDVDAADTPDDSTVVLPTLSPIADGREVICQSMLTIPDGTTEFTLETPSSGPFTIAAFEPGRSTLLERNPDFYSEAPSLEGIELVSIADGTARVNALRQGQVDFVSGVTPVQAQTLDEVDGIAVTTSELPYASYLQYTMNLEVPPLDDPRVRQAIKLAIDRQRIVDNVYFGRAFVGNDLPAMGFPSYDTTLEQLAHDPDRARELLADAGAEGMSLELTAGPELAGMVETATLIVEDLQAVGIDATLRELPPGQLFADYPTYLTLPFRAGFNPPALFEPNHAPGAFPEVDALVQAARSAATADERLAASHAAQQLLWEQGAQLGPVFVPNVSAARDGVAGVRELQFPDLSRATLSD; this comes from the coding sequence ATGGCGACAGCGAGGAACCACACGAGCGCGGCGGCGACGGCGGGGGTGGTCGCGGCCCTCCTGCTGGCCGGGTGCGCCACGCCGAACGACGGCGCATCGACCGGCGACGGTGCACAGGCGGCGCCGGCGGACGACGCCCCCGACGCCCCCGACGCGGAGCCGGTCGCCGGCGGGACCCTGCGCGCGGCTTTCGCGGGTGGTCCGAGCGAGACGCTCAACTACCTGCGGGGACCGACGGCGCTCGACTACGTGCGTGCGAGGTTGGTCCACGCACCGCTGTGTGAGCTGGACCCCGGCGCCGAGGACGGTGTCGCGTACGGGACCGTCGAGGCGATCGACGTCAGCGACGACCTCACCGAGTACACCCTCCACGTCCGCGACGGGGTGCGGTTCACCGACGGGTCGCCCCTCACCAGCGCGGACGTCCTGTACTCGCTGCGCGCTCCGGTGGTGCTCGAGGGCCTGCCGTTCACCATGCTCGTGGCCCGCAACTTCGACGTGGATGCTGCGGACACGCCGGACGACTCGACGGTGGTCCTGCCGACGCTCTCCCCGATCGCGGACGGCCGCGAGGTGATCTGCCAGAGCATGCTCACCATCCCGGACGGGACCACCGAGTTCACGCTCGAGACACCGTCGTCGGGCCCGTTCACCATCGCCGCGTTCGAACCGGGCCGGTCCACGCTGCTGGAGCGGAACCCTGACTTCTACAGCGAGGCGCCGTCGCTGGAGGGGATCGAGCTGGTGTCGATCGCGGACGGGACCGCCCGGGTCAACGCGCTACGTCAGGGACAGGTCGACTTCGTCAGCGGCGTCACCCCGGTGCAGGCGCAGACCCTCGACGAGGTGGACGGCATCGCGGTGACCACGAGCGAGCTGCCCTACGCCTCCTACCTGCAGTACACGATGAACCTCGAGGTGCCGCCCCTCGACGACCCGAGGGTCCGGCAGGCCATCAAGCTCGCGATCGACCGCCAGCGCATCGTGGACAACGTCTACTTCGGTCGCGCGTTCGTCGGCAACGACCTGCCGGCCATGGGGTTCCCGAGCTACGACACCACCCTCGAACAGCTGGCCCACGACCCCGATCGCGCACGTGAGCTGCTCGCCGACGCCGGCGCCGAGGGGATGAGCCTCGAGCTGACCGCGGGGCCCGAGCTCGCCGGCATGGTCGAGACCGCCACCCTCATCGTCGAGGACCTCCAGGCGGTCGGGATCGACGCGACCCTGCGTGAGCTCCCGCCCGGGCAGCTGTTCGCCGACTACCCGACGTACCTGACCCTGCCGTTCCGGGCCGGGTTCAACCCCCCAGCGCTGTTCGAGCCGAACCACGCCCCCGGCGCCTTCCCCGAGGTGGATGCGCTCGTGCAGGCCGCCCGCAGCGCGGCGACGGCTGACGAGCGGCTCGCCGCCTCGCACGCTGCGCAGCAGCTGCTGTGGGAGCAGGGCGCCCAGCTCGGGCCGGTGTTCGTCCCCAACGTCAGCGCGGCTCGGGACGGGGTGGCCGGGGTGCGCGAGCTGCAGTTCCCCGACCTGTCCCGTGCGACCCTCAGCGACTGA
- a CDS encoding TetR/AcrR family transcriptional regulator, protein MGSTVLLSRDGVVDEAIALTRLDGLAGVTMRALATRLGVTPMALYRHIADRDELIRLVADRIGSLVQPDVDPGAGWEQQVRAWATTQREVLRAHPGLAAWLMDNGPAGPQAYRLLELLASALAAGGFDDARVARGTALVMSWTFSRVAIEDNADTRARTGRAGRAGAFVAGLETLDPADHPTAARIGTDFFTLPVEEVFEEGLECIIAGFRPDQGSPGDTAVTEPR, encoded by the coding sequence ATGGGATCGACGGTGCTGTTGAGCAGGGACGGTGTCGTCGACGAAGCCATCGCCCTCACCCGCCTCGATGGCCTCGCCGGTGTCACCATGCGTGCGCTCGCGACCCGGTTGGGTGTGACCCCGATGGCGCTCTACCGCCACATCGCCGACCGCGACGAGCTGATCCGGCTCGTGGCGGACCGGATCGGCTCGCTCGTGCAGCCGGACGTCGATCCCGGGGCGGGGTGGGAACAGCAGGTACGTGCGTGGGCGACGACCCAACGCGAGGTCCTGCGGGCGCACCCGGGGCTCGCCGCCTGGCTGATGGACAACGGACCGGCTGGACCGCAGGCCTACCGGCTGCTGGAACTGCTCGCCAGCGCCCTCGCCGCGGGCGGGTTCGACGACGCCCGGGTCGCCCGGGGCACCGCCCTCGTGATGAGCTGGACCTTCTCCCGCGTCGCCATCGAGGACAACGCCGACACCCGCGCACGGACGGGCCGCGCGGGCCGCGCCGGCGCGTTCGTGGCGGGGCTCGAGACGCTCGATCCGGCCGACCATCCGACGGCGGCGCGCATCGGCACGGACTTCTTCACCCTGCCGGTGGAGGAGGTCTTCGAGGAGGGCCTCGAGTGCATCATCGCGGGGTTCCGCCCCGACCAGGGGAGCCCGGGGGACACGGCCGTGACCGAGCCTCGGTAA